From the genome of bacterium:
GTACCCTAACGACAACGCGAGGATACTGCCCTTCTACGCCCTGCCCGCCACTTTGGCTACCAGCCGGCTTTACTACGTGACGGGGACGAACAATTTCGTCGATAACATGTCCGTCGCCTGCGTTACCTGCCACGATCCCCACGGGACGTCGGATTTTTATCAGGGGTATAACGCCGACACCGGAACTTGCATTAAAGATGCGGCCGGCAACTGTTACCAGACCGTCGCGATGCTCAGGAAGTTCATGTCCTCCATAGATTTCGGTGACCCTCTTTGCAGTGAGTGCCACGTCGAGCCCTGAGCGCCATTTTGTTGTTACTCGTTTAAAAATTGGGGTGAGAATTTAAGGGGTAAATGTTAGAATAATTAACTGTTATTTAACGCTCTTTCCCCGAACCTTGAGTTTTTCGGGCGAGGGGTTGGGCGAATCGCAGTGGAAGGCGTAATGAAACTGCACAAAACCTGTCAATGGATAGCGGTGGTGTGCCTTGCTTTGGGCGCATCTTTTGCTTTTCCGCGCCTTGTTTCCGCGGCGGATAAAGCCAAACCCTCCGATACTCCGGCCGCGGAAAAGCCGCTTTACGCCGACCTTGAGGGGCAGGTGGTCGACGAAGGGGGCAATCCCATCCCCGGAGTCGTAGTCAACCTCCTTTACGAGACCTCCCTGGCCGACGAGAACGGAAAATTCCGCTTCCAGAAGATACCCACCATCCATACCTCCGTCGTATCCCTGCAGGTCGCGAACGACTCCGGCATGGTAATAGGCTGCACCTCTTTTGACATACCGGTCCGTTATTATCCCGTCGCCGCCAGCGAGGGAGACAGGGTCGACGTGGTCATCGCGGAGCCCGGAGTGGACACCTTCGTGACACTCAAGCTAAAGAGCGTAACCATTGACAAGGTGAACGATTACTGCTCGGCCTGCCACACGAAGAATCCCTGCGTCGAGACCACCACTTTCGGCTCCATGATCAAAAAAGACGACAAGAAGCTGCGTGGACTCATCGTCAAGGAATCGGAGCTACCGAAGGTTCGCGAAAACTTCATGAAGCTCGGCCTCTCCAAGGACAGTTACAGATATATCCGTCATCAGGATACCCATCCCGATAACTTTGAAATGAACCAGGCAGTGGCGCAGACAGGCGAAAGGGCGGGACTCTTCAAGCAGCCCGAAAAACTTAAAATGCGCGTTATCAGGGAAAACAATCAGACTCGCCACTACGTTATCTGCGACTCCTGCCATACGCGCCATCTGGCTACGGAGCAGCGGCAATTCGTAGTCATGGCGTTTGATGAAGAGAGCCAGCTCTGCTATCAGTGCCACAATTGAGATTTGACAAGATGAATAGATTTTCAGGCCGGGCTCTTTTGTCCGCGGCTGTGCTTGCGGGTTTTTTGCTGTCGGGGTGCGTGCCTGCTCCCGCGGTCGTCAAGGAAGAGAAGGTTCCTGCGAAGGCGGAAGCGCCGGTTGAGGCGAAACCGGTCAAACCGGCGGCGGCGGTCAGGCCGACGGTTGTAATGCCCCCGCCTCCGCCCGAAAAGAGCGACGCCGAAATTCTGGAGGAGGCCAAGCTCCGCGCAGCCGCCTTGCGGCCCGTGGTCGATGCCGAGATAGCTATGGTCAGGCCGGGCCCGATACCCGAGCCGGAAGTCAAAAAACCTTCCGCTCCGGTGAAGGAGACGCCCGAGCCGGGCGCGCAGAGGCTCCGGAAGCCTCCGCCGACGGTCGAGCAGTCCCCGGCCCCCATTGCCGCGGCGGTCGAAGCCGCCGTCACGGTAGCCGCCGCGCCGGTGGAAACGAAAGCCGCGCCCGTTACGGCCGCCCCGGCGCCGCAGGACGCGAGTCCGGCCAAGGGCAACGGAAGTAACTCCAACGGCGGGGTTTTTACCTCCGCCGAAGCGCCCGCGCTGACTTCCGTGGCGTCCTACACCACCTCAAACGGCCTTCCGGAGAATCTGGTGACGGCCGTCTACGTGGACGAGAGCGACGCCTGGGTGGGCACGAACGGGGGAGGGGTGGCGAGGTTCAACTTCGCCGAGAACAACTGGATCATCACCAAAAAGGTCGATGGCCTCATTTCGGATTTCGTTACCGACATCGCCAAATACAAAGGGAGGATTTTTGTCGGGACCGACGTGGGGATTTCAATCTGGGACGGCATCGCCTGGCAGAACAAGCAGACGGAAGACAAGCTGGAGCTTGCCAACTCCACCTTCGCCCCCGGCGAAAACACGCTTTGGCTGGCCGCCCGGAACATGCGCGGCGGGCTGCTTGAGTTCGACGGCGAAAAGTGGCTGAACAGGTCGAATATCCGCGCGGGAGTCATCCTGAACAACGTTTCGGCGATGGCCTTCGATAAAAAGGAAATATGGCTGGGCACCACCAGCAGAGGCCTTTACGTTAAAAGAGCGAGAGACTGGGAAATTTTTTCGGTTACCGAAGGAATTGCAAGCAACTTTATATACTCGATCGCAGTAAAAGAAGATAAGGCCTTTCTCGGAGGGTGCTGCGGTCTCAGTTATTACGACGGTTCGCGCTGGACGATCTTTGACGTTCCCGACGGGCTTTCCCATTCCACGGTTAACGACGTCGTTTACGACGGCGCAATCGTGTGGCTGGGAACGAAGAACGGGCTTTGCGCCTACAACGGGGAGGAGTTCACCAGCTATTACGCCGAAGACGGCGTATTGGTAGACAACAGGGTGACTTCGATTTTTGTTCGGGGCGACGAACTGTGGATCGGCACAGCCGGTGGTCTGAGCCGCCTTAAAAAAGGCGAATGATGAGTGGAGTGAAAACCTTGACGAAAAACCTTCTTTCCGGATTCGTCACAAGGGTGATCCCGCAAGTGTTTTTTGCAGCCGCAGTCGCGGCTATTGGTGTTTTATGCCTTCCCTTCGACGCCCTTGCGGACCATTCGCTGGACAACAAGTGCGTGGCCTGCCACACGCTCCGCTCGACGAACGTGGTTCCCGGGTCGCGCAACGTCCTTTTCGACCGCGTCAACGACTTTCTCTATCAATCGGAATGGTATTGCGGCGCCGGAGTCTGGGGGAACCTGCTTACCACCGCTTCTACGCCTCTGGATTGCAGTTACTGTCATGAAGTCGACGTCGCTTTCGAGATACAGATAGCCAAAGGCGGCAAGAGAAACGTCGGCATCGGCGTCGGCTCCGCCCACCCGGTTGACGTTCTCGGCGACGAATACACCTACGCGGCGAACATCCGCATAGTCTGCAACGACTGCCACAACGGCGCGACCCCCGGCACCCTCGTCCCGGAAACGCTCTGCACCAAAAGCGCGACCGACGGCTATCCGAACCATCAGAACATGGTCATAGGTGCCGGCAAGGCGCTGCCGGGAGCCAACAACCTCACCGACAATCCGCCGAGGCTCAGCCTCCCCTACGGAACGGACGTGGACTGGACGAAGGCCACCTTCGTTGCCGCCGACGTTCTCTGCTTTATCTGCCACGACGCGAGCGATTCGACCAATCCTCCCTACTCCGGCGCTTCCCTGATCGAGTCGGGGATGAAGAACATAATGGCGGATTACAACCGCACCGGAGGGGGCCACAACACGCCGAATTCAGGCACGGGAGTCGGCAATGTCGCCAACAAAAAGCTCGCCTGTTACCACTGCCACGACCCCCACGCGTCAACGGATCCGCCTCCCACCGGTACGGCGAATAACGAAGCTCTCATCCTGAATCTCGGCGGTATCAACAAGGCGTATCCTTACGGCGCGCCCGGGGACAACGACTTCACCGCCAGCGGTTACATCGCCGGCGGAACCGCCAACGGCGACGTAAAGGTCTGCGCACAGTGCCACAACGGAACCACCAAGGTCGAAAACGTCGCCGTGATGCAGTGGAACCTTGCATTTCCGGGCAACTACAAGTTCGCCTTCCATAAAAACGCCCACAACGGCGCGACAAGCTGCCTTACGAAAAACGGCGGATGCCACCAGTCGCCGCACTACAACAACACCTACGCCTGCCTCGACTGCCACTCCTCCAACACAACCTTCGGCACACAGACAAACGCCAAGCTGCTCGCGGTAAACAACGTCGGCAGCGAGCTTGACCTCCTGAACGGCATAAAGTCCAAGCACAACCTGAACTACAACCCGGCGCTGCCGCTGAACGTCGTTGCGAACAACGGCTGCCTGGCCTGCCACAACGTACCCGCCACCCTCCCCAATGACGGCAGAATAGTCGCGCTTCCTAACGGAACCACTTTCGCACCGCCGACTACCCCGATGCCCAACTGGCAGAGCCTTGTCGCCTACGACGACTTCTGCATCGGCTGCCATGACGGGAGCGTCGACGCCGACGAAACCATGAGCGGGCTGAAGGCTCCCCGGGTTGAGAAGTATTTCAGAAACGGAGGCCACGGCAATACCTCCGCTTTCGTCTCCGCCAACCGGGCCGCTAAAATTCCATGCCTGCAGTGCCACGTCTACCATGGTTCCACAGCCTTCAAGCTCCTTCCGGGCAATGTCCAGACCATTGACGGGAAGGGCAAGGTGGTCAAGGGTTTTGACTACACTCCGCGTACGACAGGCACAACCTTCACTTTGGGTGGGATGCACGGGACAGAGCCCAACACGACCCGCCTCGACTACACCGATTACACCCTGTCGGGTTCCTCCAACAACGGTCGCCTTACAAACGACAACCGCAAGGCGTGGAAGTTCGCCGACTATACCAATTCCAATCCCTGGAGCACCTACTACGAGTCCACAGGAAACACCCCACTGCCCACAGATCCCGCAGGCACTGAGGTCAGCTTCGGCACCTCGGGCGACATGCTCGACCCGGCGAAGGTCCCCTGTGGCAGCAACGCTACCAACGCGCCCAAGCTCGGTTTTTGCAACGCCTGCCATTTTTCCAACAATTCAACCGACGGCACCGTCGACACCTTGGGCTGGGTCTACACCCACGAAGCCGATCAGGGCGGTGACGACTGCTCCAGCACGCTTTACAAATCAACCCTTGACATGCACAAGGACTGCTCAGAGTGCCATGACCCCCACGGCTCGGGTGACGCCGGCAGCAACAATCCAAACTGGTTCATGGTGCGCGGCAAGATAGCCACAGGCTTCGGGACAGGCTCAGGCGACTGGGATACGTATAATGTAGTATTGGACAGCCCCGCGGGGGATCCGGACGGCATCTTCGCGGGTCCCGACGGACTCGACGAAATCGACGCCGACAACCGCGACGACATCTGCGCGGTTTGCCATACCACCACGGATCACAACAACAGGGCCGGGGCGGAAATCACACCCCACCCCGAGGGCGGCGACTGCACGATCTGCCACGACCACGGCGGCACCAAGGGGGCTCCCTTCACGGGCAACCAGGCCCTGCTCGGTTTCCCGATCGACATGCAGCCGGGCTACCCGATCTGCTTTGACTGCCACGGCGGAAACGAACCCGTAGCGGGAGACAAGCCTTACGAGGCTTCCGACGGCGTCGCCAACATGGTCAACTCCACGCAGTACAATACCTACGGCCACGGCCTCGACACCGCTTCCCAATACCCCGCGCCGAACCGGCTGGGCGCGCGCAACAGCGGCGCGGGTTACACCGACGGCACCTCGACGCTCCCGACGGAGTGCACGGTGTGCCATGACGACTCCACTGCGCATCTGCCAAAAGCCTCATCGAATCCCTACCGCCTTATCCCGGCGTACGCCGCCAACACCGACGGCCTCTGCAACACCTGCCACGGCGTCAGCGGCACGGCCTCCAGAATCAACATGCATATCCACTCCAGAGCGATCATGGTCGCCGAGGGTTACGGCGGCGTCAGCGCGACCTGGCCGGGTACGAATTACGCTTTCAAATGCGTAGACTGTCACGATCCGCACGGCGACAACCCCAACGTTTTCATGGTGAAAAGTCACATAAGCGCTCCCACCGCGGCGGGCGACACCTCCTTCGGGTCCAACCAGTACGGAACTCCGCAGGACAAGCCTAATATATCGCCCGTGCTCTTCGACGACGTAGACCCCACCGACGGAAGAGGGCCGGGCTATCCCATACTCCCTGGCCCGCCTGGCGGCATCTGCGAGGTCTGCCACAACCAGACGATTTATTTCAAGCGCGATGGTTCCGCCAATGAGACCCACATGCTGGCGACCCGCTGCGCGACCTGCCACAAGCACGAGGACGGCTTCGCTCCAAGCGCTTGCAACGGCTGCCACGGTTTCCCGCCCGAGCCGGGAACCTGCACCCCCTCGACCGCAACGGAGCAGAATTACACCGGCGGCGGCGGACCTCACCTCGATCACGTAAGGCTTCTGGCCGCGAAAACCGGAGCGGAATTTCCCGCCGTCAACAATTTCGACGCCGTCATGCTCTGCGACCCCTGCCACGGCGACGGCTCGGGCTCCAACAACCACAACGACAGCAACAAAGGCATAGGTTGCTGGGATCTCGCGACCTCCAGAGGCTTCGTGAATATCCGGGGCCGTTCGCTGGCCGATTCCTGGGGAGTGGGCGCTTCCTACGGCGGCTCGGCGTTGCCCACGACTCCTTCGGCCACTTCGATGGACACTGCCGATTCGGCGTGCAAGACCGTCAACTGCCACGGCACGGACGCAAGCGACAATACGGGCAACGTCGTCAACTGGAACCTTGGAGATTACTCCACCGAGGTCTCGGGCCATTCACCCCCCTCCGCCGCCAGCGACGGGCAGAATCTTTCCAAGGTCTGCAAGGGTTGTCACGACAGGACCCCGGCGAACATAAAAATATGGGACGACGCCGCGACCCCGGCGCTCAAATACGGCCCCGCCGGTTCAGGCGCGACAGCTACCTACAACGACGACAAGATAGTGGTTGCCGACAACTATTTCGCCACGCTCAGCGGCTATTCTCGCGGCGGCCACGGCGACCCGAAGATACAGCTTGAAGACCCTCTGGTAAATTCCGACACCAGCCACGTTACGCCGATAGACTGCACCTCCTGCCACAATTCGAACAGCGTTACCACTCCGCATTTTCCGGCCGCCGCCGCAAATTTCCAGCGGCTTTTGAACACTCTGCTTGAGGATTCCAACCATACTTCGGGGCTCTGCAGCGAATGCCATTCCAACACTTCATATCCCGGCCCCCCCGGAAACCTCGTCCATCACCCCAGCCATACCGGGACTAAAGACGCTCCGGCGGCTCTTGTCGTCCCCAACGTCTCCCAGGAGATAATGAGCAATATCGACGGGACCTTCAACTGGGTAGAGTGGTTTACGGACAGGTGGGAGCAATCCCGGTACGGAGCAGGCGGCGTGGTGGGGACTTTCACCTATGACGCCAATCCCGACAGGGCCATCGACTGGTGGGACGGCAACCCGGGCCAACTGAACATGAGCCCCACGGTGCCCCCCAAGTTTCTGAGGAATCCCTTCAACGGCGGCAGCGTGGCGCTGCCCCTGGAGAAATACGTTGTCGGCACAACCAGCACAAACCCCGCAAACGCCAGCAACAGGGTGATTTGCGTGACCTGCCACAATCCTCACGGCACGGATCTGAGGGTTTTCGTCACGACGGGCGGAGATTTAACTCAAATTCCCGACAACAATATGTTGCGCTTGAGAGAGAGTGATAATACATTATGCCATGGTTGCCATTAGGCGCATCTTATTCAGGCAGGGTTTGCATACCCGAGGGGAGTTCCCGGCGGTCTTGACCGCGTAGGGATTTCTCCGTTTTGGTTATTGATTCTGATTCAGGAGCGGTAGTTTTATGGGTGCAGCAGGAGACATGAGATGAAGACGAAACTGGCTGTTTTCGCGGCGGTGGCCATTGCGTTTCTGGCAGTGGCTGTGACGGGTGAGCAAGCTTACGCTACTCACTACCCCAACGGCTCTTTGTGCTACGACTGCCATGCAGTCAGCCGTTCAAGCATACTGAGCGGCACAAGGCTGATAAGGCGATCTCCGAAGACGACGGAGTTGGGATGGACCACCGGCTCGGCGCCGTGTCTCTTCTGCCACGAGTCCCACGCGGTTTCAGTCGCCCCGGGAGCCGACATGGTCCCGGTGGACGAGCTGTACAGCGACCAGACCCGCTCCAAGCACAGGGTGATAAAGAATGGCACGACGGGCGGAGACGCCGACTTCGACTGTACGGACTGCCACAACAACGCCGTAAGCTACGTATCGCCGGTCGGAGGCAACGCCAACGTTCACGGCGTCGATGCCCTTACGGGTGATTACACCTGGCAGCAGAGCATAGATATCGATCCGGACCTGCCGGTGGTCAACCCGACCGATCCCTACCAGACCTGCGCGAACGTAAGCTGCCACAATCCCAATGGAACGACCGTGACGCCCGTAGGAACCCGCTTCGCTCCTCCGTCGCACAACTACACCTACATGGTAACGGTAAACGGCGGGCCCGCTCCCGACTCCTGCGGAGATTGCCACGGCACCCACGGCTCACCCGGCGCCGCCTCGATACTTACCCTCCGCGAAGACGGGACCTCTTCCGACAGCGCGGCAAACCTCAGCCCCTACGTCACCGAGGCAAATTGCGGCCTCTGCCACAACGCGGACGACGGCGGAGTGGCAAGCGTTTACGAAACCAAGGGCCACGGCGGAAACGCCTACGCCGGTACTACCGGCTACACAAAAACCATAAACCTGACCTGCAACTCCTGCCACGATCCGAACACGCCCCACGACTTTCCAAACCGTCTGAACATGCGTTTTAATATGCCCTTAAAGACCGCCAGCACTTCTGCTCTCACGGGGAAGAATCTGCAATCGGTCTGCACCAACTGCCACCAGGCGCACCCGAACCACCAGAACGCCACCGGTTGCCTCGATTGCCACGACCCGCACGGTCAGAATCTCGGCGCCAACATAATGATGGTGCGGGAGAAACTTCCCTTTGACGCCAACGGCGACAAATACTTCACCGCCGCCGACATTGGCTCTACCGGCAATCTGGTTAAAGATACAATGGTATACGCCAGATCGGGCAGCCGCGACACAGGGGGAACCTTTAACTACTGGCCAAATAATGCGCTGGGCTACAGCGGTTCATCCAATGGTGTCTGCGACAACTACGACTGCCACTCGAATAGCGCCAGTCCGCCGGAGAAAGCCGTCTGGCCCTTTTCCACATGGGCGCCCGGACACGCCGGCGGCGTAGTTGGCGTCACAGTGGGTGAAAATTGCGGCAGCTGCCACGCTCACAAGGCAACCGACGGCTGGGTTCCCGGCGCCGCCGTATGCGGCTCCTGCCACGGCTACCCCCCCAACGGCACAGACCAACTGGTCGACAACCCCGGCGCGATTGGTTTCCACGCTCTCCACAACACTACTCTTGCCTACGGTTGTTCATCCTGCCACTCCGGCAATATCCATAATGAT
Proteins encoded in this window:
- a CDS encoding CxxxxCH/CxxCH domain-containing protein, which codes for MKTKLAVFAAVAIAFLAVAVTGEQAYATHYPNGSLCYDCHAVSRSSILSGTRLIRRSPKTTELGWTTGSAPCLFCHESHAVSVAPGADMVPVDELYSDQTRSKHRVIKNGTTGGDADFDCTDCHNNAVSYVSPVGGNANVHGVDALTGDYTWQQSIDIDPDLPVVNPTDPYQTCANVSCHNPNGTTVTPVGTRFAPPSHNYTYMVTVNGGPAPDSCGDCHGTHGSPGAASILTLREDGTSSDSAANLSPYVTEANCGLCHNADDGGVASVYETKGHGGNAYAGTTGYTKTINLTCNSCHDPNTPHDFPNRLNMRFNMPLKTASTSALTGKNLQSVCTNCHQAHPNHQNATGCLDCHDPHGQNLGANIMMVREKLPFDANGDKYFTAADIGSTGNLVKDTMVYARSGSRDTGGTFNYWPNNALGYSGSSNGVCDNYDCHSNSASPPEKAVWPFSTWAPGHAGGVVGVTVGENCGSCHAHKATDGWVPGAAVCGSCHGYPPNGTDQLVDNPGAIGFHALHNTTLAYGCSSCHSGNIHNDPSKPGGAWTSNTGIPIPSAYVEVDFSTNFNPAAASYVSASKTCSGLVCHNPDDNSIYPPTGKTLRNATAVDKVPDWDAGVTIDTCQGCHADSAVGNSHRRHEAASPTGYGFSCRVCHSTLNASTNSYSGTHADGDMDHDVSLLVMNLDNAGANFTGLTGSAAYVPASKTCTNLYCHGVYTGNTPAVTPDWDAVTGGACGNCHSNTELSTGAHQVHTLDTTYNTNCKICHVSVTADGTTIADTTLHVNALADISFDTSDARMDVADTYSLGASSSLGAPYGTCTNLYCHGTYTGNTPVDTPDWATATTADCGDCHSNTTMASGSHTAHVDNATYNISCNLCHNTVTTDDGVTFNAASYGTRHVDGNVDVEFNTANPKIAATTAYSINNSIIDATYGTCANTYCHSTGAVASPWTNTSITWNTASTCASCHATTPATGSHTSHMTTTTSAGGACTDCHTAETDYVNHVNQTKTIKATLTFAANSCSTNACHNNGKNAAPRTAYTWGTAIG